A genome region from Triplophysa rosa linkage group LG24, Trosa_1v2, whole genome shotgun sequence includes the following:
- the dera gene encoding deoxyribose-phosphate aldolase — translation MSARNPGMHLDLEWVSKVRVNTQAVLKRAQQIQGRKVAKRQWQAAWLLKALTCIDLTTLAGDDTPSNVHRLCMKATQPIRHDLLKSMDMHDKGITTAAVCVYPSRVADAVKSLKAANSSLPVASVATGFPAGQTPLKTRLEEVRMAVEDGAMEIDIVINRTLALTGQWAALYDEIKQFREACGEAHMKTILAVGELGTFTNVYKASFVSMMAGSEFIKTSTGKESVNATYPVAIVMVRAIRDYYLKTGHKVGFKPAGGIRTAQESLVWLTLMKEDLGDDWLNPRLFRLGASSLLADIERQIYHYVTGRYAAYHELPMA, via the exons ATGTCTGCTAGAAATCCGGGAATGCATCTTG ATCTGGAATGGGTGTCAAAAGTCCGAGTCAACACCCAGGCTGTTCTGAAGAGAGCCCAACAGATACAGGGACGCAAAGTTGCCAAAAGACAGTGGCAG GCAGCCTGGCTGCTAAAGGCTCTCACGTGCATTGATCTGACCACCCTTGCTGGAGATGACACGCCATCTAATGTCCATCGCCTCTGTATGAAGGCCACACAGCCGATACGTCACGACCTGCTAAAGAGCATGGACATGCACGACAAAG GTATCACAACTGCTGCTGTTTGCGTTTATCCATCAAGGGTGGCCGATGCTGTGAAATCTTTAAAGGCGGCCAACTCTAGTCTTCCTGTTGCATCAG TCGCCACTGGTTTTCCTGCCGGACAGACGCCTCTAAAGACCCGTCTGGAGGAGGTCCGTATGGCTGTGGAAGATGGTGCTATGGAGATTGACATTGTAATCAACCGGACATTAGCACTTACGGGACAGTGGGCAG CCCTATATGATGAGATAAAGCAGTTCAGAGAGGCCTGTGGGGAAGCACATATGAAGACCATCCTGGCAGTGGGAGAACTGGGAACCTTTACCAACGTCTACAAGGccagttttgtgtccatgatGGCAG GATCCGAATTCATCAAAACGTCaactggcaaggaatccgtcaACGCCACTTATCCTGTTGCCATAGTAATGGTGCGGGCCATCCGTGACTACTACCTGAAAACAGGTCATAAG GTGGGTTTCAAGCCAGCGGGCGGCATTCGTACAGCGCAGGAGTCGCTGGTGTGGCTGACCCTGATGAAAGAGGATCTGGGTGACGATTGGCTGAATCCTCGCCTATTCAGACTGGGAGCGAGTAGTCTGCTTGCTGACATCGAGCGGCAG ATTTACCACTACGTGACGGGGCGCTATGCAGCATATCATGAACTTCCTATGGCCTGA
- the helb gene encoding DNA helicase B: MPEHRKPAAVEVISGYILPERRVVKTDEDNVSESEDEEEERQPEFLDMKEMDSVSSGGQMFNFSVPASKEVDFMAGGRMYRIDGRFPLRDPWWSITCTVRHGQRKYFVKGHPSYSLRTDLGSEGRSIVSLFLTACSAIPEFVTMFMDWLPEDRHVEPANVMDALQDFEESKPERKAIADDLKSCVNRSAPGTHMMVASMYPGIMKYLPTLLPGQFMAIINKGIMKRPPGVPEGEDSTQPPQQQPNNADVLAKLEALIKTDVWKLGFNYIMFRELNLVRCEAKVEAFELCGLFNTIPDLQRDALLLYAEIKHYCSATGSTYIQQDKLEDRIGYERTWEARHFLEEQGVLKRERKKVALRNLFGYENGIAECLRSLVEKEPWRIQLDVRKVLHRAHRERLRAKACENQNAVSDRSLGDDVQASSSNMDHDEITSDSDSDSWDPDQAALDLDPDQVRAAEMMCENPVTVISGKGGCGKTTVVSLVFKAAMKQQTSDREEMLKACEVFQKDSQGSSDGVLTDTPMEGQNSTESNGDDKRPLEVLLTAPTGRAASLLTKRTSFTAYTMHQVLWSFMCAKKDQTGEPEEWKFSKVRVLVVDEGSLVSAQILHSLLSMLSKHAQLQKFILLGDVRQLPSIDPGNTLYDLFEGLKTVHWAIEMQTNHRAESEVIVRNAGLISAMGIRKRYSPLDFDAIVDVDMTSHFSIPSDESFIFVQISGENYNMDLQNAIIFLLEKGPGLKGDRASQFVAFRRKDCDLINELCCKHYSGHIPKNHKNKINFEPKDKVCCTKNGYVTEKNNEPTQNETLPDTAVPSQVARNSRHSFEASFVAAGSSRDFSGTQKKDQSKVKERLCNGEIFFIKADDTIIEDKGEKCRKKRYLTLDDGDGRVVTASFRELQKECKLRHAWARTIHTFQGSEAETIVYVLGDSKGQNWQHFYTAVTRGQKRVYVVGREADIERAIRKMIIPRKTRLCNLVKKVVSQPGPEGEDTLTQSGLSQSPVETQNFGPSQISGFEPTQSTPILHTPNFSQPSSSTRPSCTRHLYKNIEEPDMSLQDDMSFSQTYSWSPMYICDEPSTTAAKFVSELSYHDRDAALMGTISSSPSDSSRPPKRPGQAEDCTTPSKLAKQTTSEESPLGCSRMKLLSITSPAPKPHGRQLFRESSSQKEHP, from the exons ATGCCGGAGCACAGAAAACCCGCTGCCGTTGAAGTCATATCAGGATATATTTTACCTGAACGTCGCGTTGTTAAGACAGATGAAGATAACGTCTCAGAAAGTGAAGATGAAGAAGAGGAAAGACAGCCGGAATTTCTGGACATGAAGGAAATGGACTCGGTCTCATCTGGAggacaaatgtttaatttctctGTTCCGGCGTCAAAAGAAG TGGATTTCATGGCTGGGGGTAGAATGTACCGGATTGATGGTCGTTTTCCCTTACGTGATCCCTGGTGGTCAATCACCTGCACAGTTCGCCATGGCCAACGCAAGTATTTTGTCAAAGGCCATCCCTCCTACAGCCTCCGAACTGATCTGGGGTCAGAGGGACGGTCTATTGTGTCTCTCTTTCTTACAGCTTGTAGTGCCATACCAGAGTTTGTTACCATGTTTATGGACTGGTTGCCCGAAGACAGACATGTGGAGCCCGCTAATGTGATGGACGCCCTGCAGGATTTTGAGGAATCGAAACCAGAGCGTAAAGCCATAGCCGATGATCTCAAGTCATGTGTCAATCGCTCAG CTCCTGGAACACACATGATGGTTGCCAGCATGTATCCTGGAATCATGAAATATTTGCCAACGTTGCTGCCAGGCCAGTTTATGGCAATAATAAACAAAGGAATAATGAAACGGCCACCAGGCGTTCCGGAGGGGGAAGACTCCACTCAGCCTCCTCAACAGCAACCGAATAATGCAGATGTGTTGGCCAAACTGGAGGCACTTATAAAGACTGATGTTTGGAAGCTGGGTTTCAACTAT ATCATGTTCAGAGAATTAAACCTCGTACGGTGTGAAGCAAAAGTGGAGGCCTTTGAGCTCTGCGGTCTGTTTAACACAATCCCAGACCTGCAGAGAGATGCCCTGCTGTTGTACGCGGAAATAAAGCACTACTGCAGCGCCACGGGAAGCACGTACATTCAGCAGGACAAACTGGAGGATAGGATTGGGTATGAGCGTACTTGGGAAGCGAGACACTTCCTCGAGGAGCAGGGTGTGCTGAagagggaaagaaagaaagtggcGCTTCGAAACCTCTTCGGATACGAGAACGGCATCGCTGAATGCTTGAGGTCCCTGGTGGAAAAAGAACCCTGGAGAATCCAGCTGGACgtcagaaaggttcttcacagagCTCATCGGGAGAGATTGAGGGCCAAGGCTTGCGAAAATCAAAATGCGGTCTCAGATCGGTCTCTTGGTGATGATGTCCAGGCGAGTTCTTCAAACATGGACCACGATGAGATAACGTCAGACTCTGATTCGGACTCTTGGGATCCTGATCAGGCTGCTCTAGATTTAGACCCCGATCAGGTGCGAGCGGCAGAAATGATGTGCGAAAACCCGGTGACGGTGATCAGCGGAAAAGGGGGTTGTGGTAAGACCACGGTGGTTAGTCTGGTTTTCAAGGCGGCCATGAAACAGCAAACGTCTGACAGGGAGGAAATGTTGAAGGCCTGCGAGGTCTTTCAGAAAGACTCTCAGGGGTCTAGTGACGGGGTGCTTACCGACACGCCTATGGAGGGACAAAACAGCACGGAGAGCAACGGCGATGACAAAAGGCCTTTGGAGGTTCTCCTCACTGCTCCTACAGGAAGAGCGGCTTCACTTCTTACTAAGAGAACAAGTTTCACAGCTTACACCATGCACCAG GTCTTATGGAGTTTCATGTGTGCAAAAAAAGATCAGACCGGGGAACCCGAGGAGTGGAAGTTCTCAAAAGTGCGGGTGCTTGTCGTAGATGAAGGCAGTCTGGTGTCTGCTCAGATTCTTCACTCCCTTCTTAGCATGCTCTCCAAACATGCCCAACTCCAGAAATTCATCCTTTTGG gGGATGTGAGGCAGTTACCCAGCATTGATCCTGGCAACACACTGTATGATCTGTTCGAAGGTCTCAAGACGGTCCACTGGGCCATTGAGATGCAGACAAACCATCGAGCTGAGTCTGAGGTCATCGTCAGAAATGCTGGACT AATTTCAGCAATGGGTATAAGGAAGCGTTATAGTCCTCTGGACTTTGATGCCATCGTAGACGTAGACATGACCAGTCATTTTTCAATCCCATCAGATGAAAGCTTCATTTTTGTCCAGATCTCTGGAGAAAACTATAATATGG ACCTCCAGAATGCCATCATATTCTTACTTGAGAAAGGTCCTGGACTCAAAGGTGACAGAGCGTCACAGTTTGTGGCTTTTAGGAG AAAGGACTGTGACTTGATCAATGAGCTTTGCTGCAAGCATTATTCTGGTCATATAccaaa gaatcacaaaaataaaatcaactttGAACCGAAGGATAAAGTTTGCTGCACAAAGAACGGCTACGTCACAGAGAAAAACAACGAACCCACACAAAACGAGACTTTGCCTGATACAGCTGTACCCTCTCAGGTTGCTCGAAATTCACGTCATAGTTTTGAAGCATCCTTTGTTGCTGCCGGATCTTCCCGTGATTTTTCTGGAACCCAGAAAAAGGACCAGTCTAAAGTGAAAGAACGACTGTGCAATGGAGAAATTTTCTTCATTAAAGCG GATGATACAATTATAGAGGATAAGGGTGAGAAATGCAGAAAGAAGCGATACCTCACACTAGATGATGGAGATGGGCGGGTGGTGACTGCAAGCTTCCGGGAGCTTCAGAAAGAATGTAAACTACGTCACGCTTGGGCAAGAACCATTCACACCTTTCAG GGCTCAGAGGCAGAAACCATTGTGTATGTGCTTGGGGATAGCAAAGGTCAGAACTGGCAACACTTTTACACAGCTGTGACGCGGGGTCAGAAGCGTGTTTATGTTGTGGGTAGAGAGGCCGACATTGAAAGAGCCATCAGGAAAATGATCATCCCACGTAAGACGCGATTGTGCAACCTTGTCAAGAAGGTGGTCTCCCAACCAGGCCCTGAAGGAGAAGACACCCTAACTCAGTCTGGACTCAGTCAAAGTCCAGTGGAGACCCAAAACTTTGGGCCTTCACAAATATCAGGTTTTGAACCTACACAGTCCACACCCATCCTGCATACCCCCAACTTCTCTCAGCCGTCCAGTAGCACCAGACCTTCATGCACACGACACCTCTACAAAAACATTGAAGAACCTGACATGTCTTTACAAGATGACATGAGCTTTAGTCAAACTTATTCTTGGTCACCCATGTACATTTGTGATGAGCCAAGCACGACGGCAGCGAAATTTGTATCCGAATTATCATATCATGACAGAGATGCTGCGCTGATGGGAACGATTAGCTCTTCTCCAAGTGATAGCAGCAGACCGCCTAAACGACCGGGGCAAGCAGAAGACTGCACCACACCGAGCAAACTAGCAAAG CAAACCACTTCCGAAGAGTCTCCGTTAGGATGCTCAAGGATGAAGCTTCTCTCCATCACGAGTCCCGCCCCCAAACCCCATGGCAGGCAGCTCTTCCGAGAAAGTTCTTCTCAAAAGGAACATCCGTAG
- the irak3 gene encoding interleukin-1 receptor-associated kinase 3, with protein MAGKINPSMFLFDVPPLLMGSFCKLMDSGVDGLGWRDLASRILPSLLDVRCVETCSTGGKSPTQELMWSWAQQNKTVGDLLKVLDQMGHVRARSLFQSKDWCMLWSSSPPLYPTYLTDSENSFKPSPVHPQSVYVKGEKQKYLITYSDVTEGTRNFHHDLKIGGSAFAEVYCGRWGNKSFAVKVFKQENKAVWKGLWGNFTKEIEVLQLYQHPHILELWGSFSQDDRFCLVYPYLHNGSLFQGLHEEVKRPLSWQERLNIIKGTAKAVYHLHTTQPCMVICGNITSSNILLDENLQPKLSDFGLAHLRPHTVNQSCTIVMDTASCSHLGYLPEEYIRDGKLSVKLDVYSLGMVILETCTGQKVIRESAKGPFLRDVVRSVFEEKGCVDACLRFLDPKVEHWPPSVALCLFRIGIECTSSRMRVRPGMDTVLEMLSQLLTIPAPPEDQPHTLDDRISLQAPYGAHGLAVSMPTEDDELYSPVEEHEARKVSRLAGPCECSQSEVTFLSVGERCSNESLLESDNAFSAAHSLQSDVSHADLYGSWPVECSCTADAEAQGCEDCCANGFNNSVICVTIDDGDQSFQDDIKNPAKEKIRNKIHLYNQGLIKTEELLSLKSD; from the exons ATGGCAGGTAAAATAAACCCGTCGATGTTTCTCTTTGATGTCCCGCCACTGCTTATGGGCTCTTTTTGTAAACTGATGGACAGTGGAGTCGACGGTCTCGGATGGCGAGATTTAG CTTCTCGCATCCTTCCCAGTCTCCTGGATGTGAGGTGCGTTGAAACGTGCTCGACTGGAGGGAAGAGTCCCACTCAGGAGCTCATGTGGTCGTGGGCCCAGCAGAATAAAACGGTGGGGGATCTGCTGAAGGTTCTGGATCAGATGGGTCATGTTCGTGCTAGGAGTCTTTTTCAGTCCAAAG ATTGGTGTATGCTGTGGTCATCTTCACCTCCTCTTTATCCCACG TATCTTACAGACAGTGAAAACTCTTTTAAACCATCACCAGTTCATCCACAATCTGTGTATGTTAAAG GTGAAAAACAGAAGTATCTCATCACTTACTCAGATGTCACAGAGGGAACAAGAAATTTTCACCATGACTTAAAAATTGGTGGTAGCGCttttgcagaggtctactgCGGAAGATGGGGAAACAAATCGTTTGCTGTGAAAGTTTTCAAGCAG GAAAATAAGGCTGTTTGGAAGGGATTGTGGGGAAATTTTACCAAAGAGATTGAAGTTCTACAACT CTACCAGCATCCTCATATCTTGGAGCTATGGGGCAGCTTTTCACAAGATGATCGATTTTGTTTAGTGTATCCGTACCTACATAATGGATCATTGTTTCAAGGACTTCATGAG gaaGTGAAGAGGCCTCTGTCATGGCAGGAGAGACTTAACATCATCAAAGGAACTGCGAAAGCTGTCTATCATCTACACACTACACAACCTTGCATGGTTATTTGCGGAAACATTACAAG TTCGAACATactcttggacgagaacctgcAGCCCAAATTATCTGATTTTGGATTAGCTCACCTGAGACCCCACACGGTCAACCAGAGCTGCACCATTGTCATGGATACCGCCTCCTGTAGCCACCTCGGCTACCTCCCAGAGGAGTACATTCGCGATGGCAAGCTGTCCGTCAAACTTGACGTTTACAGCCTTGGCATG gTTATACTAGAGACATGTACGGGACAGAAGGTGATACGAGAGTCTGCAAAGGGCCCGTTTTTG agAGATGTAGTGAGATCAGTATTTGAGGAGAAGGGCTGCGTGGATGCCTGTCTGCGGTTCTTGGATCCCAAAGTGGAACATTGGCCTCCTTCTGTGGCTCTTTGTCTGTTCCGAATCGGCATAGAGTGCACAAGCAGCAGAATGCGAGTCAGGCCCGGCATGGATACT GTGCTTGAGATGTTGAGCCAACTTCTTACAATCCCTGCACCTCCTGAGGACCAACCACATACACTGGATGATAGGATCTCTCTTCAGGCACCCTACGGTGCCCATGGTCTTGCTGTTAGCATGCCTACAGAAGACGATGAATTATACAGCCCCGTGGAGGAACATGAAGCTCGCAAAGTCAGCAGACTGGCGGGACCTTGCGAGTGCAGTCAGTCCGAGGTGACTTTCCTGAGTGTCGGAGAACGTTGCTCCAATGAATCCCTACTGGAAAGTGACAATGCGTTTTCAGCAGCACATAGTTTACAATCAGACGTTTCTCATGCGGATTTATATGGGAGTTGGCCTGTGGAGTGCAGCTGTACCGCTGACGCAGAAGCGCAGGGATGCGAGGACTGTTGCGCTAATGGCTTCAATAACTCTGTCATATGTGTCACTATAG ATGATGGTGACCAGTCCTTTCAGGATGATATCAAAAATCCAGCAAAAGAGAAGATAAGGAATAAAATTCACCTGTACAACCAAGGGTTGATAAAAACAGAGGAACTTCTCTCTCTAAAGTCAGACTGA
- the b2m gene encoding beta-2-microglobulin, translated as MRELICFALFCLVFVTVQGKISNPKVQVYSHFPGEYGKDNTLICHVSGFHPPDIAIDLLKNGEPIPDAHQTDLAFEKGWQFHLTRSVAFKPQKGEEYTCKVRHMANLNNYIWEPNM; from the exons ATGAGAGAGCTTATCTGTTTTGCGCTGTTCTGCCTTGTATTTGTCACCGTACAAGGGAAGATTT ccAATCCCAAAGTCCAGGTGTACAGCCATTTTCCAGGAGAGTATGGAAAAGACAACACCCTGATCTGCCATGTGAGCGGCTTCCACCCTCCTGATATCGCCATTGACCTGCTGAAAAATGGAGAACCTATTCCTGATGCCCACCAGACTGACCTGGCTTTTGAAAAGGGCTGGCAGTTCCATCTTACCAGGAGTGTCGCCTTCAAACCGCAGAAAGGAGAGGAGTACACCTGCAAAGTTCGACACATGGCAAATCTAAACAACTACATTTGGG AGCCAAACATGTAA